The Vibrio fortis DNA segment GTACACCTACGTGCTGACCCATTCGAGAAAGCGCCTCACGAATCTGGCATGTACCTACGCTGGATGGCAGACAACATGTGGTTGTTTGTACCAGTAGGCGGTAAAGTTCAAGAATTTATGGCAACACTACCTGGCTACCCAATGCAAAACAGCCAAGTATTGAACCCAGGCAACTTCAACCAGAACGTTTACACGCTTCAAGGTCGACTACAACAGCTAGAAGCTGCGGCTAAGCAAGCAAAATAATACTCTCTCTAATTGCGTGAAGAGTTAACACAAACCGTGAGGACACTGTTCTCACGGTTTTTTTTGGTTCTGAGTATCACAAGATGGCTGAGTTATAACGCGTATCGCGAGTCAAGATGGATCAACGATAAACCAGATAAAACTGGCATTTTTAATACTCGAATCGCTTAACAAACTCCAGAAAACAGTAAAAATAACAATGAGCTAGACCATAATTGACTGTTCGTGAGTGAAACATGTCACAAATTGACAATTGTATCACTTGTACTATTTTTAAAGCTCATGCAGAGGCTACTCCTCAGCACAAATCATACTCAGGCTTAAGGACACAAGATGAAATACATTATTATTGCTCTCTTTGCTCTTGCACCTGCCATGACGTTCGCCTCTTCATTGGCGACGCCCTATGTCCCTTGCTACGTTGATGGCGACTACGTGGGTAATATTGAACTCCCTGTTTGTACAAAGGACAACGGTTACTTCTACTTGGAATGATCGTAAAAATGAGTGACTGGCTGTTCAGTCACTCATCATCATTTATTTCAGTTACGTTAAGATTCGGCAAAATATCCTAAATTTCATGGGCATCGCTTGAACTCAACGCCCTCGCATGAGATTGTAAATCCTTCTTTCCAAACAACTTGCCCTATTATGAAAACGACACAAAAGATTGCCTTAATCTCTGCATTGGTAGCGGCTCCTTTCGCTTCAGCAGACGTTGAAATTAAAGTCCCTTCAAGTGTGGACATCTTAGCCGTCAATGAAAGTAAGCCAGACCTCGATGGTGGGCTTTTCTCATCTCATAAAACTATGACATTGCCTGATGGTCAAAACCAGATCGTATTCCAATATCAAGTGGCTTTTGATCAAGGTAATGACCGCGAGTTCATCGACAGTGACACCATCATTGCTACATTCGACGCAAGCAACACAACACTGACATTCAACATGCCTAAGTTTCGCAATATCAGCGCAGCAAAAGAGGGGATGAAAGATCTTCAATGGAGCCTAGTCAACTCAGACCAACAAACGGTGGAAACCAAAGAAGACGCGCTAGTGAAAAAAGGCATGCAGATTGGGCGAAACTACCCAACAGAAGCGGCGAACTACAATAAACAAGGTGGCGTTGCAGCGCTGACTACGGCAACGGCTTCGGTGGCTACAGTCAACGCAGCGGCGGCAAGCACCCCAGTTCAACCTGTCACGCTACCAGCAAACGTAAAAGCATCAGACAACACTGCAGAAGAGATGCTCTATTTTTGGTATGAAAAAGCCGATGATGCAACGAAACAACGCTTCAAAGAGTTCGTGAACAAATAGTTTATAGTTGTTGTTTAAAAGCTATTTGTTATTTAAAGACGGTTTTTCATTTCAGAAAATTAGTCAGTTAACATACGCTCTAAAACAGAAAAAGCTGGTTCACACACCAGCTTTTTTCGTTTTATACATCTCTGCTTTCGCCATCAATCTTTGTTGGCCATCCCAAGCGCTCGTATTCTAAAGCGAGCATATACGCACAGCGTTGTGACACTGTTGCCTTAATCCATACCCCGATACCGCAAATTTTGTATTCCAACACCGACATTTTCATTTGAACTTCCTATGACTCATTAGTGATTTATAATTTCCTGTCTTGAACTACAAAGTTATAGAA contains these protein-coding regions:
- a CDS encoding DUF2057 family protein, with product MKTTQKIALISALVAAPFASADVEIKVPSSVDILAVNESKPDLDGGLFSSHKTMTLPDGQNQIVFQYQVAFDQGNDREFIDSDTIIATFDASNTTLTFNMPKFRNISAAKEGMKDLQWSLVNSDQQTVETKEDALVKKGMQIGRNYPTEAANYNKQGGVAALTTATASVATVNAAAASTPVQPVTLPANVKASDNTAEEMLYFWYEKADDATKQRFKEFVNK